A single region of the Undibacterium piscinae genome encodes:
- a CDS encoding phosphonoacetaldehyde hydrolase — MTLNTTNYRYQRNYQGPVRAVIFDWAGTLVDYGSFAPTQVLIDAFAGFEVTVSLDEARIPMGLAKWDHIQALGKQSGVAQRWQQRYGRAMSDADVDALYAAFLPLQIERVAAYSDLIPGTLAVLAQLKARDIAIGSCSGYPRVVMDKLLAHAASQGLTVAHAVATDDLKAGGRPGPWMALANLIELGIGDVRACVKVDDTLPGIEEGLAAGMWTVGLSLSGNENGLTLAEMDQLSADQTAARRNAAANRLARAGAHYVIDSIADLPAVIDLIEARMAQGDRP; from the coding sequence GTGCCGTTATTTTCGACTGGGCTGGCACCCTGGTGGACTACGGTTCCTTTGCACCGACTCAGGTTCTGATCGACGCCTTCGCCGGCTTCGAAGTCACGGTAAGCTTGGACGAAGCCCGCATTCCTATGGGGCTGGCCAAATGGGATCACATCCAGGCACTCGGCAAGCAAAGTGGGGTAGCCCAGCGTTGGCAGCAGCGTTATGGCCGTGCCATGAGCGACGCCGACGTCGATGCCCTGTATGCCGCTTTCCTGCCCTTACAAATCGAGCGCGTCGCTGCGTATTCCGATCTGATACCCGGCACATTAGCGGTCCTGGCGCAACTGAAAGCACGCGATATCGCTATTGGTTCCTGTTCAGGTTATCCGCGCGTGGTGATGGATAAACTGCTGGCGCACGCGGCCTCGCAAGGTCTGACGGTAGCGCATGCGGTGGCCACTGATGATCTGAAAGCGGGTGGCCGCCCTGGGCCCTGGATGGCGCTGGCCAATCTAATCGAACTCGGTATCGGTGATGTACGCGCTTGCGTTAAGGTTGATGACACGCTGCCCGGCATAGAAGAAGGTCTGGCCGCTGGCATGTGGACCGTAGGCTTGTCGCTGTCCGGCAATGAAAACGGATTGACTTTGGCCGAGATGGATCAATTATCGGCAGATCAAACGGCCGCAAGACGCAATGCCGCCGCTAATCGACTGGCACGCGCCGGTGCGCATTATGTGATCGATAGTATCGCCGATCTACCCGCCGTCATCGATCTGATCGAAGCGCGTATGGCGCAAGGCGATCGACCTTGA